One window of Mangrovibacterium diazotrophicum genomic DNA carries:
- the trpA gene encoding tryptophan synthase subunit alpha, whose protein sequence is MKNRINQLFQDKKENILSVYFTAGYPKLDDTVSIIEKLVANGVDLIEIGMPFSDPVADGPVIQHSSLIALKNGMTIKTLFEQLKGIREKVNIPLILMGYLNPVIQFGVEKFCEKCSEVGIDGLILPDLPLNEYQENYREVFAKYNLHNILLITPQTSEKRLVEIDEASSGFIYMVSSSSTTGAKNSVADFHIDYFERIQNMKLKNPRVIGFGISNQETFYNACKYAQGAIIGSAFVKALEGETTLDEKISNFVNQVVKTV, encoded by the coding sequence ATGAAAAACAGAATAAATCAACTATTTCAAGATAAAAAGGAAAATATCCTTTCCGTTTACTTTACTGCAGGATATCCGAAACTGGATGATACCGTTTCAATCATTGAAAAACTAGTTGCCAACGGTGTTGACCTGATTGAAATTGGGATGCCATTCTCGGATCCCGTGGCCGACGGTCCGGTCATTCAACACAGCAGCTTGATCGCGTTGAAAAACGGTATGACCATTAAAACGCTTTTTGAACAACTAAAAGGCATTCGCGAGAAAGTGAATATTCCTCTGATTCTGATGGGCTACCTCAACCCGGTGATTCAATTCGGCGTGGAGAAATTTTGCGAAAAGTGTTCAGAAGTCGGAATCGACGGCCTCATCCTGCCCGACCTTCCGCTAAATGAATACCAGGAAAACTACCGCGAGGTGTTTGCCAAATATAATCTGCACAACATTCTGCTAATAACACCGCAAACTTCGGAAAAGCGACTAGTCGAAATCGACGAAGCTTCAAGCGGCTTCATCTATATGGTTTCCAGCTCTTCAACAACCGGGGCAAAAAACAGTGTAGCCGATTTCCATATCGACTATTTTGAGCGTATTCAGAACATGAAACTAAAGAATCCCCGCGTGATCGGGTTTGGTATTTCGAACCAAGAAACCTTTTATAATGCCTGTAAATACGCGCAAGGTGCTATCATTGGAAGTGCCTTTGTAAAAGCTTTGGAAGGTGAAACAACACTTGATGAGAAGATTTCAAATTTTGTTAATCAAGTTGTAAAAACAGTGTAA
- a CDS encoding LytR/AlgR family response regulator transcription factor, with translation MKVVIVEDEEPAVIRLKKLISEVDDRIEVIACLESVSQAAEWFVVNSSPDLIFMDIRLADGLSFEIFELVKVEAPVIFTTAYNEYAMKAFKVNSVDYLLKPISRDDLGAALEKFRSLYQNSQSDLKGFQTKLNQLLAQFNQTYKSRFFVKVGQRYKSVSVDEVACFFVEEKSTFILDREEKMLAIDSSLDQLGKQLDPQRFFRVNRNFLVNLNFVSDVIIYSGSRLKVKLKNGHQPGDILVSREKVNAFKEWMDR, from the coding sequence ATGAAAGTCGTAATCGTTGAAGATGAAGAACCGGCAGTAATCCGACTGAAGAAGTTGATTTCGGAAGTTGACGACAGGATCGAAGTGATCGCTTGTTTGGAGTCGGTTAGCCAGGCTGCTGAATGGTTCGTGGTCAACTCGTCCCCCGATCTCATTTTTATGGACATCCGGCTGGCAGATGGACTTAGCTTCGAGATTTTTGAGTTGGTTAAAGTGGAAGCTCCGGTTATTTTCACTACGGCTTACAATGAATACGCTATGAAGGCCTTTAAGGTGAATAGCGTCGATTACCTGCTTAAGCCGATTAGCCGTGACGATTTGGGAGCGGCTTTGGAGAAATTTCGGTCGTTGTACCAAAACTCGCAGTCGGACTTGAAAGGCTTCCAAACCAAATTGAACCAATTATTGGCGCAATTCAATCAAACGTATAAATCCCGTTTTTTTGTCAAAGTTGGACAACGGTATAAGTCGGTGTCTGTTGATGAGGTTGCCTGTTTTTTTGTGGAGGAGAAAAGTACCTTCATTCTGGATCGGGAAGAGAAGATGCTGGCGATCGATTCATCGCTTGATCAGCTGGGAAAGCAGTTGGATCCGCAGCGCTTTTTCCGCGTTAATCGGAATTTCCTGGTGAATCTCAATTTCGTTTCCGATGTCATTATATATTCCGGAAGTCGCTTAAAAGTGAAATTGAAAAATGGGCACCAGCCCGGCGATATTCTGGTTAGCCGCGAAAAAGTCAATGCGTTCAAAGAGTGGATGGACCGCTAA
- a CDS encoding sensor histidine kinase, producing the protein MKPQVEKTKLIKIQIWIVVGSFLFTLLFEFMSGRRFFSDYFISIFLLMIAQIEIYGWIGKRMLEKLEYNSVREFTRIVLVKLVMFYVLVILISICLFVMVGVLSSVVDGIDPMIFIRNILWSESRGFILGSGIGLLLGSVIFFVAQLFSAIRRMQKLQEEKLIYQYQTLKNQVNPHFLFNSLNTLSTLVHTDADLADEFIQKLASTYRYVLDHNQQVLVQIEEELRFVQSYFYLHQLRGKEKFRLNIDADIPEKLFVLPVSIQLLVENALKHNAATNEKPLVINISADTDGYIRVSNNKQAMQTLEHSTGTGLNNLAERVRQICGRDLVLRETYDEFTVKIPIMESDESRNR; encoded by the coding sequence ATGAAGCCGCAAGTCGAAAAAACCAAACTAATCAAGATTCAAATTTGGATCGTTGTGGGTAGTTTTTTGTTCACCCTGCTGTTCGAATTCATGTCTGGCCGAAGGTTCTTCAGCGACTATTTCATTTCGATCTTTCTATTGATGATCGCACAGATCGAAATCTATGGTTGGATTGGAAAACGAATGCTGGAGAAGCTGGAGTACAACAGTGTGAGGGAGTTTACAAGGATTGTGCTGGTCAAGTTGGTTATGTTTTATGTATTGGTCATACTAATCAGCATTTGTTTATTCGTCATGGTAGGTGTGTTGAGTTCTGTCGTGGATGGAATCGACCCGATGATTTTTATTCGCAATATTCTCTGGAGCGAGTCCCGTGGATTTATTCTGGGATCAGGTATTGGCTTACTGCTGGGCAGTGTTATTTTCTTTGTTGCTCAGTTATTCAGTGCAATCCGAAGGATGCAAAAACTTCAGGAAGAGAAGCTGATCTACCAGTACCAGACGTTGAAAAACCAGGTTAACCCGCACTTTCTATTTAATAGCCTGAACACACTTTCAACGCTGGTTCATACCGATGCTGATTTGGCCGACGAGTTTATACAAAAACTGGCGTCAACCTATCGCTATGTGCTCGATCACAATCAACAGGTTTTGGTTCAGATTGAAGAGGAACTGCGCTTTGTGCAGTCGTATTTTTACCTGCACCAGTTGCGCGGGAAGGAAAAATTTAGGTTGAATATCGATGCAGATATTCCGGAAAAGCTCTTTGTACTGCCGGTCTCTATTCAGTTGTTGGTCGAGAATGCGCTGAAGCATAATGCGGCGACCAACGAAAAGCCGTTGGTGATCAATATTTCTGCAGATACCGACGGTTATATTCGGGTTTCAAATAATAAACAAGCCATGCAAACGCTCGAGCATTCAACCGGAACCGGCTTGAATAACCTGGCTGAACGGGTTCGGCAGATTTGTGGCCGAGACTTGGTTTTGAGGGAGACCTACGATGAGTTTACAGTGAAAATACCAATAATGGAATCAGATGAAAGTCGTAATCGTTGA
- a CDS encoding DUF3332 domain-containing protein, translated as MKKVKQTIALLLVAVVLNGCYGSFKLTTSLWDWNGTVGDKFVNELVFLAFVIIPVYEVAAFVDAVVLNTIEFWGGSNPMSMKEGEKEQKVVEIDGKTYRLTAEKDKMTIEDLNDSKAKTEMIFNEDDNSWYLVKGKKLQKLVGVEIQDGKVISYNLYYPDGSVQEVQPGFDPVAMQKDVQTNMTYALQ; from the coding sequence ATGAAGAAAGTAAAACAAACAATTGCTTTACTGCTGGTAGCAGTAGTACTGAACGGCTGTTACGGTAGCTTTAAGTTAACAACTTCTCTGTGGGATTGGAATGGAACTGTCGGCGATAAATTCGTCAACGAGCTGGTGTTTCTTGCTTTTGTAATTATTCCCGTTTACGAAGTTGCAGCCTTTGTTGACGCGGTTGTGTTAAACACCATCGAGTTTTGGGGCGGAAGCAATCCAATGAGCATGAAAGAAGGCGAGAAAGAACAGAAGGTTGTTGAGATTGACGGCAAAACGTATCGTCTGACTGCCGAGAAAGATAAAATGACCATTGAAGATCTGAACGACTCAAAGGCTAAAACCGAGATGATTTTCAATGAAGACGATAACAGCTGGTATTTGGTAAAAGGCAAAAAACTACAAAAATTAGTAGGTGTCGAAATTCAGGATGGCAAGGTAATTTCATACAATTTGTATTATCCTGACGGAAGTGTTCAGGAAGTTCAACCTGGATTCGACCCGGTTGCGATGCAGAAGGATGTGCAAACTAACATGACCTATGCATTGCAGTGA
- a CDS encoding agmatine deiminase family protein has product MKTEGNFLPAEWVEQSGVQLTWPDAETDWVDLLDEVVPVYEQMARAILEREKLLIVCRDKSNLPEFLQAENERLLIHEMPINDTWARDHAALTIMEEGEPVLLNFRFNGWGMKFAACDDNQITPTLFEQAAFQPGVPMVDYSYFTFEGGAIESNDAGCILTTSECLLSKNRNEHLSKSEIEGFLKNTLEAGKILWLDHGFLEGDDTDSHIDTLARFCSEDTIAYVKCDDETDMHFEALKKMKEQLQTLTDLENKPFKLVALPFADAVFAEDGHRIPATYANFLIINGAVLFPIYGVKQDKEAIEVMQSLFPDREIIPINSVPLIKQHGSIHCISMQFPLGVL; this is encoded by the coding sequence ATGAAAACTGAAGGAAACTTTTTACCGGCCGAATGGGTTGAACAAAGTGGTGTGCAACTGACCTGGCCCGATGCTGAAACCGACTGGGTCGATCTTCTCGACGAGGTCGTTCCTGTTTACGAACAGATGGCCCGCGCTATTTTAGAGCGTGAAAAGCTGTTGATTGTTTGCCGCGACAAATCGAACCTCCCTGAGTTTTTGCAGGCTGAAAACGAACGGCTGCTCATTCACGAAATGCCGATCAACGATACCTGGGCACGCGACCATGCTGCTTTGACCATCATGGAAGAAGGAGAGCCGGTTTTGTTGAACTTCCGCTTCAATGGCTGGGGAATGAAATTCGCTGCCTGCGACGACAACCAGATTACACCGACACTTTTTGAACAGGCTGCTTTCCAACCCGGAGTCCCAATGGTCGATTATTCCTATTTCACCTTTGAAGGCGGAGCCATTGAGAGCAACGATGCCGGCTGCATTTTAACGACCAGCGAGTGTTTGCTGTCGAAAAACCGAAATGAGCATTTAAGTAAATCCGAAATAGAAGGTTTTCTGAAGAACACCCTGGAAGCCGGGAAAATCCTGTGGCTTGACCACGGTTTCCTGGAAGGAGACGACACCGACAGCCACATTGACACACTGGCCCGTTTTTGCAGTGAGGATACGATTGCCTATGTGAAATGCGACGATGAAACGGATATGCACTTTGAGGCCTTGAAAAAGATGAAAGAACAGTTGCAAACCTTGACTGATTTGGAAAACAAACCGTTCAAACTGGTTGCGCTGCCTTTCGCCGATGCTGTTTTTGCTGAAGATGGGCACCGGATTCCGGCAACCTATGCAAATTTTTTAATCATTAACGGGGCTGTTTTGTTTCCGATATACGGGGTGAAACAAGACAAAGAAGCAATCGAAGTGATGCAAAGTCTTTTCCCCGACCGGGAAATCATTCCAATCAACAGTGTTCCGTTGATTAAACAACACGGTTCCATTCACTGCATCAGCATGCAATTCCCCTTGGGAGTTTTATAA
- a CDS encoding carbon-nitrogen hydrolase has product MAKKEIRVGLIQQSNTGDVEANKAKLAKNIADCAEKGAELVVLQELHNSLYFCQTEDVDLFDLAEPIPGPSTDFYSEIASKHGIVLVTSLFEKRAPGLYHNTAVVFEKDGTLAGKYRKMHIPDDPGFYEKFYFTPGDLGFKPIQTSVGKLGVLVCWDQWYPEAARLMAMAGAEMLIYPTAIGWDPRDTDDEKSRQQNAWITIQRSHAVANGIPVISVNRVGHEADPSANSEGIQFWGHSFVAGPQGEIIANTSSSEEENILVQADLARSEDVRRIWPFLRDRRIENYGEITKRFLND; this is encoded by the coding sequence ATGGCAAAAAAAGAAATACGAGTTGGATTGATCCAGCAAAGCAATACAGGAGATGTAGAAGCAAACAAAGCAAAACTGGCGAAAAACATTGCCGACTGCGCCGAAAAGGGTGCGGAACTAGTCGTGCTGCAAGAGCTTCACAACAGCCTGTACTTTTGTCAAACCGAGGATGTTGATTTGTTTGATTTGGCCGAGCCTATTCCCGGACCATCAACCGACTTTTACAGCGAAATTGCAAGCAAACATGGCATCGTGTTGGTCACCTCCTTGTTCGAAAAGCGTGCTCCCGGGTTGTATCACAACACAGCCGTTGTATTTGAAAAAGACGGCACATTGGCCGGTAAGTACCGCAAAATGCACATCCCCGACGACCCGGGCTTTTACGAAAAATTCTATTTCACCCCTGGCGATTTAGGATTCAAACCCATCCAAACCTCGGTGGGTAAATTGGGCGTATTGGTTTGCTGGGACCAGTGGTATCCGGAAGCTGCCCGCCTGATGGCAATGGCCGGAGCCGAGATGCTGATCTATCCCACCGCCATTGGCTGGGATCCGCGCGATACCGATGATGAGAAAAGCCGTCAGCAAAATGCCTGGATCACAATTCAGCGCTCGCATGCTGTTGCCAACGGCATCCCGGTTATCAGCGTAAACCGTGTTGGCCACGAAGCGGATCCGTCGGCAAATTCTGAAGGAATTCAGTTTTGGGGACACAGCTTTGTGGCAGGCCCGCAAGGCGAAATTATTGCCAACACTAGCAGCTCTGAAGAGGAAAACATCCTGGTACAAGCAGACCTGGCTCGATCTGAAGATGTTCGCCGCATTTGGCCATTTCTTCGCGATCGCCGGATCGAAAACTACGGTGAGATAACAAAACGATTCCTGAACGACTAG
- a CDS encoding transglycosylase domain-containing protein — MKKDKTGFKKYLIGFWSLFAVGVIAVALFFYLIAEGKMGEMPSFEDLENPQSLLASEVLSRDNVSIGRYFRENRSFVTYEQLPENLVEALLATEDVRFYEHSGIDLRGLFRVLKGVLTGDSSSGGGSTLSQQLAKMLFPRIDMESKMDLVLRKFKEWVIAVKLEKSYTKEEIITMYLNKYDFLNLAVGIKSAARIYFNTVPDSLTIEQSAMLVGMAKNSALFNPVRRPELTKNRRNVVLAQMQRYGYISKAERDSLSALPMELEFTREDFKEGLAPYFREYLRITMGASKPDRSKYASWQTVKFKEDSVAWETNPLYGWCKKNFKPDGTNYDLYQDGLRIYTTIDSRMQQYAEEAVEDHLKLDLQPGFERHLKTLRNPPFSDDMSNDDVEHLLALSMRQSERYRVLRLQGLNAEQIKKNFNEKVEMTVFSWKGDRDTIMSPLDSIRYNLSYLRSSMMAMDLETGQVRAYVGGPNYRHFMYDMVLGGKRQVGSTVKPFLYTLAMQNGLTPCTKVPNVKQQFILGDGTVWEAKNSGESEYDGKMVTLKWGLANSVNQISAWVMKQFNPQSVADVMHKMGVYSYIDPVPSMFLGTSDITLYEMVGAYGTFGNKGVYTQPIFVTRIEDKYGNVIATFRPERHDAIDEKTAYLMISLLRGVIDNGTGTRLRWNKVYGEIQGPIAGKTGTTQNHSDGWFMGVTPQLVAGVWTGGDLRSIRFDNIRYGQGANMALPIWGRFMKKVYADKTLEYKPDHEFEKPMNFIMNLDCDDVNGSDEKPAEFEDFF; from the coding sequence ATGAAAAAAGATAAAACAGGATTTAAGAAATACTTGATCGGATTCTGGAGTCTCTTTGCCGTTGGTGTGATTGCCGTGGCCTTATTTTTCTACCTGATTGCTGAGGGGAAAATGGGTGAGATGCCTTCGTTTGAAGATCTTGAAAATCCGCAGAGCTTATTGGCTTCGGAAGTGCTTTCGCGTGACAATGTCAGTATCGGGCGCTACTTCCGCGAAAACAGAAGCTTTGTTACTTACGAGCAATTGCCTGAAAACCTCGTGGAAGCTTTGCTGGCCACTGAGGACGTTCGTTTTTACGAACACTCGGGAATCGATTTGCGAGGCCTATTCCGTGTGTTGAAAGGTGTTTTGACCGGTGACAGCAGTAGTGGTGGAGGTAGTACTTTGAGCCAGCAGTTGGCAAAGATGTTGTTCCCGCGTATTGACATGGAGAGCAAGATGGATCTTGTGCTGCGTAAATTCAAGGAGTGGGTGATTGCGGTGAAGCTCGAAAAGAGTTACACGAAGGAAGAGATTATCACCATGTACCTTAATAAATACGACTTTCTGAACCTGGCTGTTGGTATTAAATCTGCAGCCCGTATTTATTTCAATACGGTTCCCGATTCGTTGACAATTGAGCAATCGGCGATGCTTGTAGGGATGGCAAAGAACTCGGCCCTGTTTAACCCGGTTCGTCGTCCCGAACTGACCAAAAACCGCCGCAACGTGGTATTGGCTCAGATGCAGCGCTACGGTTACATCAGCAAAGCCGAACGTGATTCGTTGTCGGCTCTCCCGATGGAACTCGAATTTACCCGTGAAGATTTTAAAGAAGGTTTGGCTCCTTATTTTCGCGAGTACTTGCGGATTACAATGGGAGCAAGCAAGCCTGATCGTTCAAAATATGCATCGTGGCAAACGGTGAAGTTTAAAGAGGACTCAGTTGCCTGGGAGACCAATCCGCTTTATGGCTGGTGTAAGAAGAATTTCAAACCGGATGGCACGAATTACGATTTGTATCAGGATGGATTGCGGATTTACACAACGATTGACTCACGCATGCAGCAGTATGCAGAAGAGGCGGTTGAAGATCACCTGAAGCTGGATTTGCAACCGGGATTTGAACGTCACCTGAAAACACTTCGGAACCCACCTTTCTCAGACGATATGAGCAACGACGACGTGGAACATTTGCTCGCCCTGTCGATGCGCCAAAGCGAGCGTTACCGGGTGCTTCGTTTGCAAGGGCTAAATGCAGAACAGATTAAGAAGAACTTTAACGAAAAGGTTGAAATGACTGTCTTTTCGTGGAAGGGAGACCGCGACACCATCATGAGTCCGCTGGACTCGATTCGTTATAACCTGAGCTATTTGCGTTCGTCGATGATGGCCATGGATTTGGAAACCGGCCAGGTGCGCGCCTATGTTGGTGGGCCTAACTATCGTCATTTTATGTACGACATGGTTTTGGGCGGAAAACGCCAGGTGGGTTCTACCGTGAAACCATTCCTTTACACGCTGGCTATGCAAAATGGTTTGACGCCTTGTACTAAAGTGCCGAACGTGAAGCAGCAGTTTATTTTGGGCGACGGTACCGTTTGGGAAGCGAAAAACTCGGGTGAGTCCGAATACGATGGAAAGATGGTTACACTCAAATGGGGCTTGGCGAACTCGGTTAACCAGATCTCGGCATGGGTGATGAAGCAATTCAACCCACAATCAGTGGCTGATGTAATGCACAAGATGGGTGTCTACAGCTACATTGACCCGGTACCTTCTATGTTCCTTGGAACGTCAGATATTACGCTGTACGAAATGGTGGGAGCTTACGGAACCTTTGGAAACAAAGGAGTTTATACACAGCCGATTTTTGTAACACGTATTGAAGATAAGTACGGCAACGTGATTGCAACTTTTCGCCCGGAGAGACACGATGCCATCGATGAGAAAACCGCTTATTTGATGATTAGCCTGTTGCGTGGGGTTATTGACAACGGAACCGGTACCCGTTTGCGCTGGAACAAAGTTTACGGTGAAATTCAGGGGCCAATTGCCGGAAAAACGGGAACGACTCAGAATCACTCCGATGGTTGGTTTATGGGTGTTACGCCGCAGTTGGTTGCCGGTGTCTGGACAGGTGGTGATTTACGGAGTATCCGTTTCGACAACATCCGCTACGGGCAGGGTGCGAACATGGCGCTGCCGATTTGGGGACGATTCATGAAGAAAGTTTATGCCGACAAAACGCTGGAGTATAAGCCCGATCATGAGTTTGAGAAACCAATGAACTTCATTATGAACCTCGATTGTGACGACGTGAATGGCTCGGATGAGAAACCGGCTGAATTCGAAGATTTCTTCTAA
- the topA gene encoding type I DNA topoisomerase, whose product MQDNLVIVESPAKAKTIEKFLGKDFHVTSSMGHIRDLEKKDAGIDLENNYVPKYVVSPDKKKIVTELKKLAKDAKQVWIASDEDREGEAIAWHLQEVLKLKPEKTKRIVFHEITKDAILKAVKNPRPIDINLVNAQQARRVLDRLVGFEVSPVLWKKVKPSLSAGRVQSVAVRLIVEREREIINFESTSAFRVTAVFLVPDDKGNTVELKAELNKRFETKAEAQKFLEKCQTAEFSIADIQTRPSKRTPAAPFTTSTLQQEASRKLGFSVSQTMSVAQRLYESGKITYMRTDSVNLSDLAINTSKSTIINTHGEKYHKYRQYTTKSKGAQEAHEAIRPTYMDQEEVSGTAQEKRLYELIWKRTIASQMADAELERTTVSIKVSNTSEVFQATGEVIKFDGFLRVYLESTDNEDEGSDAKSLLPPVKTNQVLRANFIEATERFSQKPPRYTEASLVKKLEEQGIGRPSTYAPTITTIQNRGYVVKEDRPGVEREYIQLTLKNGKLSDKTKVETTGAEKSKLFPTDIGMVVNDFLMKYFDQIMDYSFTANVEVEFDEIADGKRVWNEVIDEFYKPFHQHIENALEVSERTNGERVLGDDPKTGLPVSVKIGRYGPLAQLGEATEEGEKPQFASLRPGQILETITLEEALELFKLPREIGEYEGKKVKVNIGRFGPYIQHDSKFVSLEKNVDDPYSVELPRAIELIEAKREKDRNALIKTFEEEPELRILNGRWGPYISYKKKNYKIAKGTEAEKLSLEDCMKIIEAGPAPKKGRKK is encoded by the coding sequence ATGCAAGACAATTTGGTTATCGTTGAGTCTCCCGCAAAAGCAAAAACAATTGAGAAATTCCTGGGAAAAGATTTTCACGTAACATCGAGCATGGGGCATATTCGCGACCTCGAAAAGAAGGACGCCGGCATCGACCTCGAAAACAACTACGTTCCCAAATACGTGGTGTCGCCCGATAAAAAGAAGATTGTTACTGAACTGAAGAAATTAGCCAAGGATGCCAAGCAGGTATGGATCGCATCCGATGAGGACCGCGAAGGAGAAGCCATTGCCTGGCACTTGCAGGAAGTTCTGAAGTTGAAACCCGAAAAGACCAAACGAATTGTTTTCCACGAAATTACCAAAGACGCTATTCTCAAGGCCGTAAAAAATCCCCGACCAATCGATATCAACTTAGTGAATGCGCAACAGGCCCGACGGGTTCTCGACCGCCTGGTTGGTTTCGAAGTTTCGCCGGTACTATGGAAAAAAGTAAAACCTTCGCTTTCGGCAGGGCGTGTACAGTCGGTTGCTGTTCGCCTGATTGTTGAACGCGAACGGGAGATCATCAACTTTGAAAGCACTTCAGCCTTCCGCGTTACCGCAGTTTTCCTGGTTCCAGATGACAAAGGAAATACCGTTGAACTGAAAGCGGAACTGAACAAACGATTCGAGACAAAGGCCGAAGCGCAGAAGTTCCTGGAGAAATGCCAAACAGCTGAATTCAGCATTGCCGACATTCAAACCAGGCCGTCGAAAAGAACGCCGGCAGCGCCATTTACAACTTCGACCTTGCAACAGGAAGCCAGCCGCAAACTGGGATTTTCGGTTTCGCAAACCATGTCGGTTGCTCAGCGCTTGTACGAATCCGGAAAGATCACCTACATGCGTACCGACTCGGTAAACCTGTCGGACCTGGCGATCAACACATCCAAAAGCACTATTATTAATACACACGGCGAGAAATACCACAAGTATCGTCAATATACGACCAAATCAAAAGGAGCGCAGGAAGCGCACGAGGCTATCCGTCCTACCTACATGGACCAGGAAGAGGTTTCGGGAACTGCACAGGAAAAACGCCTGTACGAATTGATTTGGAAAAGAACAATCGCCTCGCAAATGGCCGATGCCGAGTTGGAACGCACAACCGTTTCCATTAAAGTATCGAACACCAGCGAAGTTTTCCAGGCAACCGGCGAGGTGATCAAGTTCGACGGTTTCCTCCGGGTTTACCTCGAGTCGACCGATAACGAAGACGAAGGTTCCGATGCAAAAAGCTTGCTTCCACCGGTTAAAACAAACCAGGTATTGCGCGCTAACTTCATCGAAGCCACCGAGCGTTTCAGCCAAAAGCCACCACGATACACTGAAGCGAGTTTGGTTAAAAAACTGGAAGAGCAAGGCATTGGCCGTCCTTCAACTTACGCGCCAACGATTACAACGATCCAAAACCGCGGTTACGTGGTGAAGGAAGATCGTCCGGGCGTTGAACGCGAGTATATCCAACTGACGCTGAAAAACGGAAAGCTTTCCGACAAAACGAAGGTGGAGACGACCGGTGCTGAAAAATCGAAACTGTTCCCGACCGACATCGGCATGGTTGTGAACGACTTCCTGATGAAATACTTCGACCAGATCATGGATTACAGCTTCACGGCAAATGTTGAAGTTGAATTCGACGAGATTGCAGACGGCAAGCGCGTTTGGAACGAAGTGATTGACGAGTTCTACAAACCATTCCACCAACATATTGAAAATGCCCTGGAGGTATCGGAACGTACAAACGGCGAACGCGTACTGGGTGATGACCCCAAAACGGGACTGCCCGTTTCGGTGAAAATTGGCCGCTACGGCCCGTTGGCACAATTGGGCGAAGCAACCGAGGAAGGCGAAAAACCTCAATTTGCGAGCCTCCGTCCGGGACAAATTCTGGAAACCATTACCTTGGAAGAAGCATTGGAGCTGTTCAAACTTCCGCGCGAAATTGGCGAGTACGAAGGCAAAAAGGTGAAAGTAAATATTGGTCGTTTTGGCCCTTACATTCAGCACGACAGCAAATTCGTATCGTTGGAGAAAAATGTGGATGACCCCTACTCGGTGGAACTTCCACGGGCAATCGAACTGATTGAAGCCAAGCGGGAAAAAGACCGAAATGCGCTGATAAAAACCTTCGAAGAAGAACCGGAACTTCGCATTCTGAATGGGCGGTGGGGACCGTACATTTCTTATAAAAAGAAAAACTACAAGATTGCAAAAGGAACTGAAGCCGAAAAACTTA